DNA sequence from the Candidatus Binatia bacterium genome:
ACCGCCCTGGATAGGCTCCGCACCATTCGTCCACGTGCCAATCGTTGTATGCCTTGAGCATCACCAGCGCAGTTTCTCGATCGGGATGCTTTGCAAACTTCTCGCCGAACAATCCGGGGAACGACGGGAAGCACAACGAGGCCAAAACGCCGTTGGCATTCATGTCGCGAATCCGCTCGCGAACATCGTAAGTGCCTGGGCGCAACTGGTCGAATGAGGTTGGCTCCATTCCATACTCTTCGGGCGGGCGGCCAACCACCGCATTCAACGCCACGTTGGGAAATTGCTCGCCCCCAAAGACCCAAACATCGCTCCCGTCCTTCTTGCGTACGAGGCGCGGCGCCTTCGCCTTCCATTGCAGGGGTAGGTGTTGGTCGAAGAGGTTCGGAGGTTCAACGACATGGTCGTCGACACTCACGAGAATCATGTCCTCCATGCGCATGGCCGAGCCCTCCTTACTCCCGCGGGCGTTCAATCAATTGATTGACTCCTACCACGGCTGCTTTACCCGACTCAAGCACCGCGCGGAGCCAGCCAGTCCGCAGGCGCGCTGTTCGCACCGCTATTCCGCCACCAAGATGGCAACCGACGCGTTCGCTCCCCGCCCCACTGTGTGCGCGAGTGCCACACGCAAGTTCAATCGCGACTGCCCCGGCGCGCGCTCCTGAAGTAACCAAGCCAAATAAACCACCTGGCCAAGGGCGGAGGCCCCGAGCGGCTCTCCTTTAGAAAGCAAGCCGCCACTCAAATTCACCGGAGTGCGGCCGCCAGCGTGGAACCACTTCTCGCGCAATGCACGCGCGCACTCTCCGGCCTTGCAGAGCCCAAGTTCTCGCCAAGCTAAAAGCTCGCGCGCGGCGTCCGTGTCTTGACATTCCACCACATGAATGTCTCCGGGACCAAATCCCGATGCCTCATAAGCGTCGTGTGCAGCCAGTTCAGAAGCCGAAGGCGGCACGCCACGGGAACAACCACTGAGAGGCGTGTGTTCCCCCAAGACATTCCCGAAGTGATGCGACCGCAACGCCACCGCGGCCACGCGCACAGGGCGCGGGCCCGCCTTCGGCTTGCGACTCAAGATCACGCACGCCGCCCCTTCGTTTGGCGAGCACAGCATCCACAAACGCAATGGCTCGCACACCACGGGCGAGGCCAGCACATCCTCGACTGTGACCGCCGTCCGAAACATGGCACAAGGATTGGCCGCGCCATTTCCCCGGTTCTTGACCACCACCTCGGCCAAATGCGGGACGTCCAATCCCTCTTCCCTCAGCACTTGCTGGGCGCGCAGTGCAAAATACGCCGGCGTGACCGCCAAGCCAGCCTGCTCGTGCCACCGCTCGAAGAAGCTCGAGCGGATCATCCCCTTGGGCATCTTTTCCATTCCAAGAACAGCCACGCAATCGTAAGCCTGGGCACGCAGGGCCATGACACCCAACGCGAGCGCCGCCGCACCACTGGCGCATCCTGCCTCGACGTTCACGATCGGGATGCTGGTCGCGCCAAGAGCGCCAAGCACCTTATGTCCAGCACCGACACCGCCATAACACGTTCCACAGTACAACGCGTTTACCGCCGCAAGCTCGATCTCTGCATCTTTCAGCGCCGACCGGAGGGCGTGGGCGCCCAGCGCGGTGAGGGATTTCTCCGGAAAACGGCCGAAGGCGTGCATGCCCACCCCGGCAATGTAAACCGCGTCCATTGCAGCGCAGCTCCTCAACGCACCGTAGGGTGTTCGGCACGTGGCGGATCTGCAGCGCGAAAACAATACGCGAACAAGGGGGCGCCCTGCTCGTCGCAACCCACCTCGCGCAGGGCGCACACGAGCGGTGTACCACGTTCCAACACGTGCTCCGTCTCCACCGGCGCGATGACCAACAAATCCTCCATCAGCCGCACGACGGCCAAGCCGTAAGGGACTGGCCCGTTGTAGCCCGGTGGCGCCTTGCGAATAACTGTGCAGAGTTCAACCTCACCCCGCGACGGCAGCCGCACGACCTTCACAGACTCTGCCCCACAATAGGGGCAAGAGTCGGTCGCGGGGAAGGCAAGACGGGTGCAGTCGTTGCACTCGCTGCCGAGCAAAGAAACGCAACCAGAGGCTGGATCGACGTCAAACAGTCCCTCGCGCACTGGTTTTGCTGCCATGCCGGAGAGCGCATACAACGGCAACGCTGGATGATGCAATGAGCGGCCCCCGCCGTCGCAACGTCGCCTCAACCGCTGGGAGCCAAGCCCCTGACGATCCTCCCACCCTCACGCTCGCTTGCTGGAATCATTTTCTCGTCGGCAAACCCAGCCGCCGCACGACGCAACCATGCAACGTTCGGCAGCAGAGCCTCTGTGGCCGCCAGCAGGCCAGGACTCGCCCGATTACGCCCAACTCCCCAGCAACACCGCGGCGGGAGGCTCAGTGGGCGATACGGGAAACCGTGCGCCACACGAGGGGGCTAACGAGCTCCTGCCATTGCGCTTCGCCTTCCTCTTCGAAGCGAACTGGCAAGCGCACGTGCAGCGTGGTGCCATTTCCCGGCTGGCTCGTGCAATGTACCTCGCCGCCCAGGCGAATCGCCAAGTCCTTGGCCAAGGCGAGGCCAATGCCCAAACCGGTACCACGCCGGCTCAGCGACGACTCGCGCAGCCACAACGGCTCGAAAATCCGGTCGCGCTCTTGCGGTGGGATTCCTGGCCCGTTGTCCCGCACCCGAATCTCAACACGGTCACTTTCCACAAGGCTCGCCTCGAGGCGCACGATCCCTTCTGACGAAAACTTCACCGCATTGCTGAGCAGGCAGCGCAGGAGGCGGGCGAGCTTGTCTCTGTCGGTCGAGAGCTTGGGCACGGCTTCATCGATGTGCACGAGCAGCTTTATTCTCTTTTCCATCAGACGCGGTTTAATCCAGTTGTGCAGGTCCTCCACCAGATCGCGCAAGTCGAAACGTTGGGTGCGCAGTTGCGCCATGCCAGAGCGTACCTCCGCGAGCAGCAGCAAGTCGCCGACCACCTGGTTCAGGTGTTCTGCGTTGCTGCGCAGTCGCGCCAGCATTTCCGCACCTTCGCGCGTGCGGCTCCACTCGGGGTCGGATTCCAAAATCTCCGCATAGCCAAGGATGGCGTGCAGGGGAGTGCGAAGTTCGTGAGAAACCAGTCCCAGCAAGTCCCGCCGCATTCTGCCGAGCTCTGCTTGCAAAGCATCCTGGCGCTGTTCGAGCTCCGCTCCGAGCGCCGCCGCAACCCGACAAAACTCTCGTTCCACTGGCTCGAGCGGCTCGCCGTCTTCCCGCCAGACAGCGAGCAAGTTGCCTTCTCCTGCAGGCGCGAACAATACTTCTCTGCTACCCGACAGCGAGTCGCGCTCCACCCAGTCGCAACGCAAGTGAGGAAACGCCCATTGCAACGCTTGCCGGGCGATTTCGATCCAAGCGCGGGTGGTGCTCCTCGCCACTTGCGGATCCAGAAGTCCCAGCAGCGCGCGTAGCCGTGCCGCCTCCCGCTCGCTTTGCTGCCTCCGCCAACGCTCGAGTTTCGTTTCCTCGGTCACATAGGCGTAGAACACCGCCACAATGAAAAAGAACGGCAGCCGCAACCACTCGCCGCTGCCCAGGTGGCCCCCCGAAGTCAGCCACAGCCAATAAGCGTACAGCCCGCTCACAACCGCTGCTGCCAGGGCAATTTGCGCCACTCCTTGAGTCGCCGCCGTCAGGAAAATGGTGAAGAAGTAAATGACAAGAAAATCCTGAGAAAAGCAGCCAACGGTTAAGTAGAGGCCCGCCAACACAATGAAGGTGTCTGCCAAGAGCAGTCCGGCGGAGAAACTCGGCTCGTGGAAGCGGCTCTCCGGAACCCAACCCAAGGCCAAGTTCGTCGCCAGCAGTACAGCGATGTAGGCGAGGGCTAGCGGACTCGTACCTTGAGGCCCAAACAGAATGAGGTATGCGGTGGAAATCGACACCACCGTGCGGAGCAACAAAATTGTGCGCTTTTTTGTCAACAAAGACTGCGGCTGTGTAGCGCTGCTCACCGCCGCACCGGCCGAGAGGGCTTCAGTCGGATCCACCGTTTTCACAGTGACATTTCGAAGCTGCAACGGAAGTGCCACGCGCGCTGGGTTAGCCCTGTTTCGGCTGGCTCTCCCTTGTGACGGACGCAAGTGTCGTAAACGTGGCGAACGCAGAGACGGCGTCACGCGCGGGACACAACCCCGACGGTGTGTGCCCCTGGCTCATGGTGCCGGTCAATTCCAGCCAGAAGCCCCTGCGCACCGGTAGGACAAGGCTTCAGCCCTCAGGGATGATGAGCACCTGACCCGCCCGCAGGCGCGCCCCACGCCGCAACCGATTCTCGCGCTCAATCTCCGCCACGCTGAGGCCATACATTCGCGCAATCGCCGTCAGCGTTTGCCCACGCTTGACGCGATGGGTGCGCTTCGCCTTAGCACTTGACTGCGCAACAGCCGCAACTGGTTCTCGCTGCGATCGGCTCTTGCGGCTTCCTTGACGGCGGGCCAACTGCACCTGGCCCTCCCGTTCTTTCCGCCACGCCGCGTAGCGGGTTTCGAAGGTCGCTCGGTTGGCCCTCGGCAAACGCAAACGAAACCCCTGCGGTGCAGGAGCGCGCCCCTCGGTCACCCTAGGGGTGAGCGACGGGTTCCACTCCGCAAGCGTCTCGCCATCCACACCTGCAAGCCGGGCCAAGACGGAAAACGGCACACTACCCCTCAATTCGACTGCTTCGAGATCGAACGGGCGCAACCGTTCGATCGGCCCGTAGTAGCGCTCTGCCTCGCGTTCGATCTCGATTGCAGCCAACAGCTCAGCGTAGAAGTTCCTCGAGGCAAAGCCAAAGCCCGGACCCTGGTAGCGGCGCAAGATCTCCACAAAGTCGCGCGTACCCACGGCTTCCACGGCCCTCTGCATTCCGGCCGGGCCATGATTGTAAGCCGTCACCGCAAGCGGCCACGTGCCAAGCTTCGCGTAATTCTGCTTCAAAAACTTCGCCGCTGCCTTTGTCGACTCCACAGGATCTCGCCGCTCGTCAACCAGATCATCCACCCGCATGAACCGGCGGCCAGTCTCGGGCATGAACTGCCAGATCCCCGCAGCCCCAGCCTTCGAATAGGCGCGCACGTTGAAACACGACTCCACCAGTGGCAGCCGCGTGAGTTCGATGGGCAGTCCCTCGGCACGAAAGATCGCTTCCATCGTTGGCAGGTACCGCCCCGAGATGCGGATTCCCTCGGCAAATTTCTCCCGCAGACCGCGCTGGGCCCGGATCCGTTTGGGATCCGCTGCCAGGAGGAACTTGTCCTCACTCCGATCGCTACGGAACAGCCAAGCCAGCCGTCGTTCTTCTTGGCTCCACGCGGAAGGTTGCCCCCCGTTTTGGTGTAATCTCACCAACAAAGAGCGAATCCGCTCCTTCTCCTGGTCGACGCGGATTTGCACATAGGTAGGCAGGACATCGCTCTGCAGCTCCGCCGCATCGGCGGAGAAATCCAGCACTGAGTAAATACGCTCGGGCACAAGCGAATCATGAACCACCACTTCGGTTTGCTTGTAGTGAGCAAAAATCTTTTTCCAAAACTCGACCTGCGGGCGCAGTTCCGGGGGGTAGGGAAGCGCAGCCCAGGCCAACTCCGGCACGAGCCACACGAACGTCACTGCCAGAGCGCGTCGCACCACACTCGGCCCTCCGACCAAACCTGCTACTGCCACCGCTACTGCTCGGACCCATCCGCGCATGCTGGCTTCCCTCCGCATGAGTCCACGGTAGCAGAGGCGGAAAAATTCGTTCAATGCAGTTTTCTTCCAACCACCCCTGCGTAGATGCTCAGGACCCCGCGTTGATTCCGATGTGCACCCTTCCTATAAGGCCGCGCGGCATGCAAACACGAGTTTCGGATAGTCGCAATTCCCTGTTGAAACCGACACCGGAGACGCGACCATTTTGGGAGGCTGCAAAGCGGCGCGAGCTGCGCGTTCAGCAGTGCCACGACTGCGGCGCGCACTACTTCTACCCGCGTCCCCTGTGCCCGTACTGTTTGTCCCGCAATGTGGGATGGGTGACCTGTAGCGGTCGCGGTCGGCTGCACACGTTCGTGATCAATTACCGTCCGCCACGTCACCTCCCGGCAGACCAACCCTACATCCTCGGTATCGTGGAGCTGGAAGAAGGCCCGCGGCTGATGACCAACATCGTGGGAGTCGAGCCTGACCCAAGGGCAATCCGCTGTGATATGCCCGTCGAGGTCGTGTTCGAAGACATCGACGAGCAGTTCGCGTTGCCGAAATTCAAACCGGTTTCGTGATGCGGGACGAACGTACACGACTGCGCGGCGCCGTTGCGATTGTGGGCGCGGCAGAATCCGATTGGGTGGGCAGGTTGCCGAACAAATCAGCGCTGACGCTCCATATGGAAGCAGCCCACAACGCGCTGGTTGATGCTGGACTGCGCAAGGAAGACGTCGACGCGGTGTTCACCGCAGGCCGCAACATGGTGAACGAGGTGCCCGAGTACCTGGGAATTCGGCCCAAATACGTGGACGGAACCCAAATGGGCGGCTGCTCGTTCATGGCCCACGTTGAGCACGCGATGGCAGGGATTGTCGCCGGGTTATTCGACGTCGCCTTGATCACGCACGGCGAGAGCGGCTACTCGCGCGTCGGCATGCCGGCGACACGCTGGGGAGAGGATTCGAACAACGCCCAGTTCGAACTCATTTACGGCCACGCAGGGCCGACGACCGGCTACGGCTTGGTGGCCACGCGGCACATGCACGTGTACGGAACAACCAAAGAGCAGATGGCAGAAGTCGCGGTGGCCACCCGCAAGTGGGCTTCCTTGAACCCGCGCGCACTGATGCGCGATCCGATCACCATCGACGATGTGCTGTCCTCTCGCCTCATCGCGTGGCCGTTCAATTTGCTCGACTGCTGCTTAGTCACCGATGGTGGCGGCGCGATTGTGGTAACTTCTGCGGAACGGGCCAAAGACTTGCCGAAAAAGCCGGTTTACGTCTTGGGTACAGGCGAGGCCGTGTCGCACCAAATGGTCAGCCAAATGCCCAACTTCGATCGCTGGGACGCAGCCATTGTTTCCGGAGCTCAAGCATTTCGTATGGCCGGGGTCAAACACGAGGACATAGACGTTTGCGAGCTGTACGATGCGTTTACGATCGTACCCATTTTGGCGCTCGAGGCCTTAGGCTTTTGCAAGCCGGGAGAAGGTGGGCCCTTCGTTGCTGGCCAGCGTACCGCCCCAGGCGGTGACTTTCCGATGAACACCAACGGCGGTGGCCTCTCTTATACCCATACGGGAATGTACGGCATGTTCGCCATCGTCGAGGCAGTTCGCCAACTTCGCGGAGAGTGTGGGCCGCGCCAGGTACCGAACGCCAAGGTGGCCCTCTGCCATGGCACCGGCGGAACGTGGAGCTCCGCAGCCACGCTGATCTTGTCCAGCGAGCTTCCCTGAGCGGCTCGCGGACAATGCCGCACGGAGCATTGCCGCACTTCTCGGAAGTAGTTAGCGTGCGGCGGCAAGGAACAGTTTGGTGCGTGACACAAAAGCGTACGCCTTTTCGTCGCACGGCCCCTGGACAATCGATCCAGCCGAGCTCTGCTGGCTCCGCTGCGTAGACCAGCGGCGCCAGCAGCTGCGGGCTCTCGTGCCCGTTCTCACCCAGCGGCGAGGAACTCCGCCGGTCCGCCGCTTCGCCAAAGCAGCATTGTCTCTGGGCGGTGCGCTGGTGCGCTGGTATGCCAAAGAACGACGAGGCGGGGGCAGCGTGTCGCGTGCGGGATTATCGCAGCGCTTGCGCGACGCCTTCGAAGAGCTCGGGCCCCCGTACATCAAACTCGGCCAGATTCTCTCCAGCGGGCACGGCATCTTCCCCGATGAGCTCGTCAGCGCGTTTCGCACGCTGCGCGACCGTGTCACCCCCGAACCGTTCTCCGCGGTGCGGCGCGTCCTCGAGGAGGACCTGGGTTCTTCCCTCGAGGATGTTTTTGCCAGCTTCGCTGCTGAGCCGATGGCTGCAGCCTCCATTGCTCAAGTCCATCAAGCGCGGTTGCGCACCGGTGAGCACGTGGTGGTCAAGATCCAGCGCCCGCAGGTAGCGCACCTCGTGCGCCAAGACCTCCAGGCCATGGCTTGGATCGCACCCTGGCTGGTGGGCCGTATCCCAGTGGCGGCGCTGGCAAACCCACCCGCCTTGGTGGAGCTTTTTGCGGAAACCATTCTCGAAGAGCTTGACTTCCGCCTAGAAGCCGCGAACATGCTCGACATTGCTGCGCTACTCGCGGCCACCGGCCAGCGTAACATCATTGTGCCGCGCCCCCATCCGATCTACGTGACCGAACGCGTGCTCGTGATGGAGCAAATCGATGGGATGCCATACGAACAAGCCGATGCTGTTCGCGCCGCCGGTATTGACACCGCAGCGCTGCTGCGGACGCTGGTCGTCTGCCTTCTCGAGGGTGCAATGCTCCACGGGGTGTTTCACGGGGATCTCCATGGCGGCAACATGGTGGTCACGCCCAGCGGGCAAATTGGTCTGTTCGACTACGGCATCACCGCCCGCATGGATCACAACCAGCGCTTGGCCTTCCTCCGGCTCATGGTGCACGGCATGCTCGGGAACGTACGAGCGCAAATTGCTGCCTCCAAAGATCTCGGCGCCCTTTCGCCGACCACAGATATCGACGAGGTCGTCCGCAAGCTCAAGCTCGATCAACCCGTCGTAGATCCAACAGCGCTCAGCGGTCACGAACTAGCGCGGGAAATCCAGTACCTCACGAAAACTCTCTTGGAGTTCGGCGCGAAACTTCCGAAGCCACTGATGCTGTTCGTGAAGAACTTGATCTTTCTCGACGACGCCGTGGCTCACCTGGCCCCCGAGGTGAACATCTTTACCGAGGTGTTACGCATCTATGCGTACTTCGCAGAAGCCTACAGCGAGCGAATAGCGGAAGAGATCGGCATCGATTTGAGCCAGTATCAGTTCGACCTCGAGACCTTCAAGGCCGGACTCGGCTTGCGCCCCGAAGTGGAACACATCACGCACCGCGATCTCGAACAGCGCCGACGCGTGATTCGCGCGAAGCTCACGGAGCACGATCAACGCAGTGCGTAAGCTCCCTCGCGGGCTCCACCGCCCGCGGTAGCAGTTGGCGAAACCTCTCGCTTGCGATATTTCCGACCCATGGACGTGAAAGCTGCGGTCATCGAGCTCTGCCGGAACGCACGACGTGCGGCGCGGCAGCTTGCCACGGTAAACACCAACCGGAAGAACGCCTGCCTGGATGCGCTTGCACGCCAACTGCGACAGCGGCAGAGCGCCGTACTGGAAGCCAATGCACGCGATGTGGAGGGAGCCCACAAGCAAGGTTTGTCAGCCGCCTTGATCGACCGCCTGCGCCTCGACCCGCAGCGCATCGAAGCTATGGCTCGTGGGGTTGAGGTTGTGTCCTCGTTGCCAGACCCGGTAGGGGAAACCATTGCCTGCTGGCGCCGTCCAAACGGGTTGGAGATTGCTCAAGTTCGCATCCCGATTGGCGTGGTGGGGATCATCTACGAGTCGCGACCGGGTGTGACGGTCGATGCCGGGGCACTGTGCCTCAAGTCGGGCAATGCAGTGATTTTGAAGGGCGGAAGCGAGGCGTGGCATACGAACCGCGAGCTCGCCGCCATCTTTGCTGACGCTTTGGACGAACACGGTCTACCGCGCGAAGCCGTGCAACTCTTACCGACAACCAACCGCGAGGCGGTACACGCGCTCCTGCAGCAGACCGAGTACGTCGATGTCATCGTCCCGCGCGGTGGGGAGAGCCTGATTCGCGCGATTACGGAAATGTCGCGCGTGCCGGTGATCCAGCACTACGCAGGCATCTGCCACACGTATGTGGACGAGTTCGCTGACCTCAGCATGGCAGAGGAAATTTGTTACAACGCGAAGGTGCAACGCCCTGGGGTGTGCAACGCGATGGAAACCCTGCTCGTGCATGAACGCGTGGCCTCAGAATTTTTGCCCGCAATGATTCGCCGCTTCGAAGCCGCCCGCGTCGAAATTCGCGGTTGCGAGCGCACACGCCAGATTGTGCCACATGTTCGCGCGGCCACTGAGGAAGATTGGCGCACCGAGTACCTCGACCTCATCCTGGCAGTGAAGGTCGTCTCCTCGCTCGACGAGGCCATTGCCTTCATCAACACTTACGGCACTGGGCACTCGGACGCCATCGTCACCAACCACTACGAGCACGCGCGCCGCTTCCAACGAGAGGTCGACTCCGCTGCGGTGTACGTGAATGCCTCGACACGCTTCACCGACGGCTACGAGTTCGGTTTTGGTGCGGAAGTAGGAATCTCGACCAACCGCCTGCACGCACGCGGCCCGATGGGCTTGAGGGAGTTGACCACCTACAAGTACGTGATTTCTGGACACGGGCAAATCCGCACGTGAGGCCACCAGGAAAGCACGTGAGCGCGAGGCTGACTTTGCGTGTCGGCGTGTTCGGCGGCAGCTTCAACCCGATCCACATCGGCCACCTGCGCGTGGCGGAAGAAGTTCGGGAAGCGCAGCAGCTCGACCGCGTCCTGTTCATTCCTGCAGCTCTGCCGCCGCACAAACACGGGCAACGCCTTGCCTCGCCGGAACAGCGACTCCAAATGGTACGGCTGGCGATTGCCGGAAACCGCTTCTTCCGCGTCTGCGACATCGAACTGAAGCGCGCCGGGCGGTCGTATTCCATCGACACGCTCCGCGCGTTACGACAACGCTCTCCCCACTGGGAGCTCTACTTCATTCTAGGCATCGATGCATTTGCGGAAATCGCCACGTGGAAAGAGTACGAGCAGTTATTCGAGCTCAGCCACTTCGTCGTCGTCTCGCGTCCCGGCACACCGGCCAAGCCTCTGCTCCGTGTCCTGCCGGTTGTCACGCGCCGAGCCTTCTGGTATGCGCGCGACGGTTTGACGCTGATCCACCGCTCGGGACACAAGGTGCTTTTTCAACACGTCACTGGCCTTGACGTGTCGGCGACCGCGATTCGCCGGGATTTACTACGGGGAAGATCTATCCGTTACCTCGTGCCTACTACGGTCGAGCGCTACATCCTGCGCGAGGGGATCTACCAAAGGAGGTCGACTGCATCGTGAAGAAGTTGTCAGCACGCGACAGCGCTCTCATTTGCGCAAGGGCTGCGTTAGACAAGAAGGCTTACGACTTAGTCTTGCTCGAAGTGAGATCGTTAACGTCGCTCGCTGACTATTTCTTGATCTGCAGCGGCCGGTCGGACACCCAGGTACAGGCAATCTCGCAGGCGATCGAAGAAGCCATGTATCGAGCAGGCCGCAAACCCCTATCAATCGAAGGCTACCGCCATGGCCACTGGGTGGTGCAAGACTTTGGTGATGTGGTCGTGCACATCTTCTTCGAACCGGTGCGCGACTTCTATGATCTCGAACGCCTATGGGCGAAGGCCCCTCGCGTACCGCTGCCGGAAACCGAGCATTCGGCGCTGCGCGTGTCACGGGCAGTCGCTAGTGGGAACGATGAGGGGAGCTGCTGGTGAGACGTGCTGTCGTCGTCAGCTTACTGCTCGTCGCTCTTCTCCTGTACTTGGTCTTCCTCAACAACGAGACCACCACTTTTCGCTTGGCGCCCGACATCGTCATGCAGTGGAATACGGGCGCGCTCGTGGGCGGGGCGTTTGCGGCGGGCGTTCTCCTGGCTTTTGTGGTGGGTAGCATCCAATCCGGTCTGCGCGCATGGAGTGCGTGGCGGAGCGGTCGTCGCGAGCGGCGAGCGTTGCGTGTTGACGAATGGGAAGAAAGCGGCGCGAAGTTCCTGTGGGGCGGCGAAATTGCTCGCGCCCGAGCCCTGCTGCATAAGGCGTGGCAGCGGCGCCCAGAAGACCCTCACGCCGCGCTGCTTTTGGCAAACTCCTTCCGCGCCACTGGGGAACTCCACCGCGCACGTGGAGTCCTGCACGATGCCGCTGCTCAGTATCACACCCACCCGGAAGTCCTCATGACGTTGGCCGAAGTTCATCGTGAGCTTGGTGAGCTGGGGCCACGAATCGAGGTCCTCGAGCGCTTGCGGGCTCTGTATCCGCGTTCTCCACAAGCCCTGCGAGCGCTGCGCGACGCGTACATCGACGCCGAGCGCTGGGGTCCGGCTGCGCAGGTGCAAGAGACGCTGATTCCTGTACTTCCCGACC
Encoded proteins:
- a CDS encoding Zn-ribbon domain-containing OB-fold protein; the encoded protein is MQTRVSDSRNSLLKPTPETRPFWEAAKRRELRVQQCHDCGAHYFYPRPLCPYCLSRNVGWVTCSGRGRLHTFVINYRPPRHLPADQPYILGIVELEEGPRLMTNIVGVEPDPRAIRCDMPVEVVFEDIDEQFALPKFKPVS
- a CDS encoding thiolase family protein, which codes for MDAVYIAGVGMHAFGRFPEKSLTALGAHALRSALKDAEIELAAVNALYCGTCYGGVGAGHKVLGALGATSIPIVNVEAGCASGAAALALGVMALRAQAYDCVAVLGMEKMPKGMIRSSFFERWHEQAGLAVTPAYFALRAQQVLREEGLDVPHLAEVVVKNRGNGAANPCAMFRTAVTVEDVLASPVVCEPLRLWMLCSPNEGAACVILSRKPKAGPRPVRVAAVALRSHHFGNVLGEHTPLSGCSRGVPPSASELAAHDAYEASGFGPGDIHVVECQDTDAARELLAWRELGLCKAGECARALREKWFHAGGRTPVNLSGGLLSKGEPLGASALGQVVYLAWLLQERAPGQSRLNLRVALAHTVGRGANASVAILVAE
- a CDS encoding glutamate-5-semialdehyde dehydrogenase, with amino-acid sequence MDVKAAVIELCRNARRAARQLATVNTNRKNACLDALARQLRQRQSAVLEANARDVEGAHKQGLSAALIDRLRLDPQRIEAMARGVEVVSSLPDPVGETIACWRRPNGLEIAQVRIPIGVVGIIYESRPGVTVDAGALCLKSGNAVILKGGSEAWHTNRELAAIFADALDEHGLPREAVQLLPTTNREAVHALLQQTEYVDVIVPRGGESLIRAITEMSRVPVIQHYAGICHTYVDEFADLSMAEEICYNAKVQRPGVCNAMETLLVHERVASEFLPAMIRRFEAARVEIRGCERTRQIVPHVRAATEEDWRTEYLDLILAVKVVSSLDEAIAFINTYGTGHSDAIVTNHYEHARRFQREVDSAAVYVNASTRFTDGYEFGFGAEVGISTNRLHARGPMGLRELTTYKYVISGHGQIRT
- a CDS encoding OB-fold domain-containing protein; the encoded protein is MAAKPVREGLFDVDPASGCVSLLGSECNDCTRLAFPATDSCPYCGAESVKVVRLPSRGEVELCTVIRKAPPGYNGPVPYGLAVVRLMEDLLVIAPVETEHVLERGTPLVCALREVGCDEQGAPLFAYCFRAADPPRAEHPTVR
- a CDS encoding AarF/UbiB family protein, with the translated sequence MRDTKAYAFSSHGPWTIDPAELCWLRCVDQRRQQLRALVPVLTQRRGTPPVRRFAKAALSLGGALVRWYAKERRGGGSVSRAGLSQRLRDAFEELGPPYIKLGQILSSGHGIFPDELVSAFRTLRDRVTPEPFSAVRRVLEEDLGSSLEDVFASFAAEPMAAASIAQVHQARLRTGEHVVVKIQRPQVAHLVRQDLQAMAWIAPWLVGRIPVAALANPPALVELFAETILEELDFRLEAANMLDIAALLAATGQRNIIVPRPHPIYVTERVLVMEQIDGMPYEQADAVRAAGIDTAALLRTLVVCLLEGAMLHGVFHGDLHGGNMVVTPSGQIGLFDYGITARMDHNQRLAFLRLMVHGMLGNVRAQIAASKDLGALSPTTDIDEVVRKLKLDQPVVDPTALSGHELAREIQYLTKTLLEFGAKLPKPLMLFVKNLIFLDDAVAHLAPEVNIFTEVLRIYAYFAEAYSERIAEEIGIDLSQYQFDLETFKAGLGLRPEVEHITHRDLEQRRRVIRAKLTEHDQRSA
- a CDS encoding HAMP domain-containing histidine kinase — translated: MALPLQLRNVTVKTVDPTEALSAGAAVSSATQPQSLLTKKRTILLLRTVVSISTAYLILFGPQGTSPLALAYIAVLLATNLALGWVPESRFHEPSFSAGLLLADTFIVLAGLYLTVGCFSQDFLVIYFFTIFLTAATQGVAQIALAAAVVSGLYAYWLWLTSGGHLGSGEWLRLPFFFIVAVFYAYVTEETKLERWRRQQSEREAARLRALLGLLDPQVARSTTRAWIEIARQALQWAFPHLRCDWVERDSLSGSREVLFAPAGEGNLLAVWREDGEPLEPVEREFCRVAAALGAELEQRQDALQAELGRMRRDLLGLVSHELRTPLHAILGYAEILESDPEWSRTREGAEMLARLRSNAEHLNQVVGDLLLLAEVRSGMAQLRTQRFDLRDLVEDLHNWIKPRLMEKRIKLLVHIDEAVPKLSTDRDKLARLLRCLLSNAVKFSSEGIVRLEASLVESDRVEIRVRDNGPGIPPQERDRIFEPLWLRESSLSRRGTGLGIGLALAKDLAIRLGGEVHCTSQPGNGTTLHVRLPVRFEEEGEAQWQELVSPLVWRTVSRIAH
- a CDS encoding transglycosylase SLT domain-containing protein, which gives rise to MRGWVRAVAVAVAGLVGGPSVVRRALAVTFVWLVPELAWAALPYPPELRPQVEFWKKIFAHYKQTEVVVHDSLVPERIYSVLDFSADAAELQSDVLPTYVQIRVDQEKERIRSLLVRLHQNGGQPSAWSQEERRLAWLFRSDRSEDKFLLAADPKRIRAQRGLREKFAEGIRISGRYLPTMEAIFRAEGLPIELTRLPLVESCFNVRAYSKAGAAGIWQFMPETGRRFMRVDDLVDERRDPVESTKAAAKFLKQNYAKLGTWPLAVTAYNHGPAGMQRAVEAVGTRDFVEILRRYQGPGFGFASRNFYAELLAAIEIEREAERYYGPIERLRPFDLEAVELRGSVPFSVLARLAGVDGETLAEWNPSLTPRVTEGRAPAPQGFRLRLPRANRATFETRYAAWRKEREGQVQLARRQGSRKSRSQREPVAAVAQSSAKAKRTHRVKRGQTLTAIARMYGLSVAEIERENRLRRGARLRAGQVLIIPEG
- a CDS encoding acetyl-CoA acetyltransferase, which translates into the protein MRDERTRLRGAVAIVGAAESDWVGRLPNKSALTLHMEAAHNALVDAGLRKEDVDAVFTAGRNMVNEVPEYLGIRPKYVDGTQMGGCSFMAHVEHAMAGIVAGLFDVALITHGESGYSRVGMPATRWGEDSNNAQFELIYGHAGPTTGYGLVATRHMHVYGTTKEQMAEVAVATRKWASLNPRALMRDPITIDDVLSSRLIAWPFNLLDCCLVTDGGGAIVVTSAERAKDLPKKPVYVLGTGEAVSHQMVSQMPNFDRWDAAIVSGAQAFRMAGVKHEDIDVCELYDAFTIVPILALEALGFCKPGEGGPFVAGQRTAPGGDFPMNTNGGGLSYTHTGMYGMFAIVEAVRQLRGECGPRQVPNAKVALCHGTGGTWSSAATLILSSELP